CGACTCGTTGAGGTAGTCGTAGGCCTCGCCGTTGCTGCCCACCAGCCGGGCCACGCGCGGCAGCACCTGGTCGTTGTAGAACCGGTACAGGCCGCGGAAGACGGGGTTCGGCGGCGTCGAGAACTCGTTGATCACGAGGCGCCCGCCGGGCTTCGTCACGCGCAGCAGCTCGCCGATCGCCACGCGCGGAAGGTTCACGTTGCGCAGCCCGTACGACATCGTCACCGCGTCGAACTCGCCGTCGGCGAACGGCAGGTCCATGGCGTCGGCCTGCACGAACTCGAGGTTGCGGATGTCGCCGAAGTGCCGCTTGCCCTCGGCGAGCATGCCGGGCGAGAAGTCCGCCGCGACCACCTGGGCGCCGGTGCGCGTGAGCGACGCCGACGACTTGGCCGTGCCGGCCGCGAGATCGAGGATCCGCTCCCCCGGCTTCGGCGCGACGGCGCGGGTGGTGGCCTCGCGCCAGAGGGCATCGAGGCCGAAGGTCATCGCCATGTTGGTGAGGTCGTAGCGCGCGGCGACCTGATCGAACATGCGGCTGACGCGGCTCGGGTCCTTGCCGAGATCGGCGCGGTTGGGCTCGGTGCTCACCCGATCGAGTCTAGGCGGGCCGGCTGGGCGAGTCCGGGGTCCCACCGGGCGCTCGGGCGGCGCGGCGTAATCTTGCAGGGTGTCCGAACCGATCTCGCTGCCGCGGCTCGTTGCGACGACCCGGGAGATCGACCCGACCGACGATCCGCTCCTGTTCGCGTCGAGCGCCGATCCGATCGCCTGGCTGCGGCGCGGCGACGGGCTGATCGGCGCCGGCCCGGAGCTGCTGCGCCTCGACGTGGGCGAGGACGGCCGCCTCGACGCGCTGGCCGACATGTGGCGCGCGATCGCGCAGGCGACCGACGTCGACGACCCGATCGGCCTGCCCGGCACGGGCCTGGTGGGCTTCGGGGCGTTCGCCTTCGACGAGACCTCGACGCACCCCAGCACGCTGATCGTCCCCACGACCGTGATCGGCCGCCGCGGCGGGCGCGCCTGGGTCACGACGATCGGGCGCGCCGAGGGCACCGTCCCCGCACCGCAGCCGCACGATTACGGCGCGTACTGGTCGGCCACGCTCGGTCCCGGCGCGATGGACCCCGAGGCGCACGGTGCCGCCGTCCGCGCCGCGCTCGAGGCGATCCGCTCGGGCGAGCTGAGCAAGGTCGTCGTGGCCCGCGACATCGCGGGCACGATCCCGGCCGGCGCGGACCTGCGCCGGCTCG
This genomic interval from Microbacterium sediminis contains the following:
- a CDS encoding class I SAM-dependent methyltransferase; this translates as MFDQVAARYDLTNMAMTFGLDALWREATTRAVAPKPGERILDLAAGTAKSSASLTRTGAQVVAADFSPGMLAEGKRHFGDIRNLEFVQADAMDLPFADGEFDAVTMSYGLRNVNLPRVAIGELLRVTKPGGRLVINEFSTPPNPVFRGLYRFYNDQVLPRVARLVGSNGEAYDYLNESIQAWPDQPTLAAWIREAGWTDVAYRNLTFGIVALHRGTKPSA